CGCCGAATCAAGCAGACGCATCAGCGCCAGCGACGTTACCGATTTACCCGATCCAGACTCACCGACAATCGCCAGCGTCTCGCCGCGCCGTAGGGTGAACGAGAGGTGACGAACGGCAGAAAAAGCCTGCTGCTGCTGAGTAAACGAAACGTTCAGATCGCGTACCAGCAGAACATCATTAGCATCGATTTCCAGACTATGCGGCAACGCCCTTTCCTCTTATTCGCGATAAATTCCAATCGTGGGCGTATCGCCCGCGTAACACCAGGCACGGTACATACCTTCGCTATTAAATGGCAATACTACGTTGCCTTCTCTGTCGACCGCAATCAGGCCGCCGCTGCCGCCCAGCGCCGGGAGTTTCTCCATCACCACCCGCTCGCACGCGTCGTGCAAACTGAGATTGCTGTACTCCATCAGCGCCGAAATATCATAGGCTGCTAGCGTTCGCATAAACACCTCGCCGGTACCGGTACAGGAGACGGCAACGCTGGCGTTATTGGCATAGCAACCAGCTCCCGGCAGCGGGCTATCGCCGACGCGTCCCGGCAGCTTATTGGTCATACCACCGGTGGAGGTTGCCGCCGCGAGATTGCCCGCCAGATCCAGCGCCACCGCGCCGACGGTGCCCATTTTATGCCGCTCATCCAACGGGGCAGCATGGTGGTCGAGCACGATATCATCGCCCTCCTGCGCCTGACGTAGCTGCAACAGGCGCTCAGGCGTCGAAAACAGGGCGTTATCCACCCGCCTCATACCGTGGGAAGCGGCAAAAACTTCTGCGCCCTCACCAATCATCAGCACATGCGGACTTTGCTCCAGCACCAGACGCGCCGCCAGCACCGGATTACGTAAATGCTTAACTCCGGCCACTGCTCCCACCTGTAAACTGTAACCATCCATGACGCAGGCATCGAGTTCATGAGTGGTATCGCGGGTAAATACGGAGCCTATACCGGCGTTAAATAACGGACACTCCTCCAGCAGTCGCACCGCTTCGGTTACCGCATCCAGCGCGCTGGCCCCGGCCGCCAGCATTTTTTGCCCGCTATCGACAATCGCCGACAGCGCCGCCACGTACTCCCGCTCGCGTTCCGGCGTCAACTGCGTGCGGGTAATTGCCCCAGCACCGCCATGAATTGCTATAACCGCCTTGCCCATTACGCCATTCCTTAACGATAAAGTGTATATACACACCATCATTCGAGATGCATCGAGGCGGCAAGAGAACGACAAATTCGTCGGGAACGAATTTGTACAGCCGCAGGCTGCCCTCGGAGAGAGGCATGGATGCCTCTCATACAATCCCCGGGAGCATAGATAACTATGTGACTGGGGTTTCTGAGCACAGCCAACAAAGAGGCAGCTTGAAGGATAACGTGTATAAATATCATTATCTTGCTGACTGTCCTATACCATTTTTGAATATAGAAAGAGCAGGCGGTGATGTAAAGCTTGTACCCTGGTGGGATATAGCCTGCTTCTCTTTTCTGCCATAATAGGCGTTTTCGATGTTTGCCCGCAGGAGAAACCCATGGATTTTACCGCCGGACTGATGCCACTCGACACAGCCCTGACCCAGATGCTCAATCGCATTACGCCGCTGAATGCGACGGAAACCGTACCGCTGTTGCAGGCCTTTTCGCGCGTGACCGCCCATGATCTCGTTTCGCCTCTCGACGTTCCTGGTTTTGATAACTCGGCGATGGACGGTTATGCCGTTCGCCTGGCTGAACTCACCGATGGCACGGTGCTGCCGGTGGCAGGCAAGGCTTTTGCCGGTCAGCCTTTTAACGACGTCTGGCCCGCAGGCACCTGTATCCGCATTATGACCGGCGCGCCGGTACCGGAAGGCTGCGATGCGGTGGTGATGCAGGAGCAAACCGAACAAAGCGACGGCGGAGTGCGCTTTATCGCTCAGGTAAAAAGTGGGCAAAATATTCGTCGTCGTGGCGAAGATATTGCCAACGGCGCGGTCGTCTTCCCTGCGGGAACCCGCCTGACCGTCGCCGAAGTGCCGGTGCTGGCTTCGCTGGGGATTGCGGAAGTCGACGTGGTGCGTAAAGTGCGCGTTGCGGTGTTCTCCACCGGCGATGAGCTTCAGCTTCCAGGACAACCGCTTGCCGACGGGCAGATTTACGACACCAACCGCCTGGCGGTACACCTGATGCTGCAAGAGCTGGGCTGTGAGGTCGTTAACCTCGGCATTATTCCCGACGACCCGGCTAAACTGCGCGAAGTCTTTATTCAGGCTGACCAGCAGGCCGATGTGGTGATTAGCTCCGGCGGCGTCTCCGTCGGCGAAGCAGATTACACCAAAGAGATCCTCGAAGAGCTGGGTGAAATCGGCTTCTGGAAGCTGGCTATCAAGCCGGGCAAACCTTTCGCTTTCGGCAAGCTCAACCACAGCTGGTTCTGCGGCCTGCCGGGCAACCCGGTTTCCGCTGCGCTGACTTTTTATCAGTTGGTGCAGCCGCTGCTGGCGAAACTCTCCGGCAACGTCGGACAAACCCAGCCTATGCGCCTGCGCGTACGCGCCGCTTCACGGCTGAAAAAATCGCCGGGCCGCCTCGATTTTCAGCGCGGCGTGCTGCAACGCAACCCGGACGGTGAACTGGTCGTTAGCAGCACCGGTCATCAGGGTTCGCACATCTTCAGTTCATTCAGCCTCGGCAACTGTTTTATCGTGCTGGAACGCGAGCGCGATAACGTTGAAGCGGGTGAATGGGTAGAGGTTGAGCCCTTTAACCATCTTTTCGGGGGGCTGTAATGGGCGTGGAGCTGAGCGATGCAGAGATGCTGCGCTACAACCGGCAAATCATCCTGCGCGATTTCGATTTTGACGGCCAGGAGCAGCTAAAAGCCTCCAGAGTGCTGGTGGTTGGCCTTGGCGGATTGGGCTGCGCCGCCGCGCAGTATCTGGCGGCTGCAGGCGTCGGCCTGCTTACCCTGCTTGATTTCGACACCGTGTCGCTCTCTAACCTCCAGCGCCAGACTCTGCACAGCGATGCCACCATCGGCCAGCCGAAGGTCGACTCCGCCCGCGCTACGCTTGCACGCATTAACCCCAACGTTCAGCTCATGCCACTAAACGCACTGCTGGAAGAAGAGGCGCTGTGGGCGCAAATCGCCGCCCACGATCTGGTGCTCGACTGTACCGACAACGTCGCCATTCGCAACCAGCTCAATGCCGGGTGTTTCCGGCATAAAACCCCGTTGGTCTCCGGCGCGGCGATTCGTATGGAAGGGCAAATCAGCGTCTTTACATATCAGGAAGATGAGCCCTGCTACCGCTGCCTGAGCCGTCTGTTTGGCGAAAACGCCCTTACCTGCGTCGAAGCCGGAGTGATGGCGCCGCTGGTCGGTACCATCGGTTCGCTTCAGGCAATGGAAGCCATCAAGGTTCTGACCCGTTACGGCAGCCCTGCTACGGGTAAAATAGTTATGTACGACGCCATGCGCTGCCAGTTTCGCGAAATGAAACTGATGCGTAATCCACAGTGTGAGGTGTGTGGTACACCTTAACCCTTCTCCGGCGGGCCTTGCCGCCGGATTATTTGTGACCGCTCGCAACTTTTTTGCTCCCGCTTTTATCCCCCACTCTGCTTGTTGATTTATATCAATACAACTTTCATTCGAAAGTAATTTAATCTTCATATGCAAAGAAGAGGGTAAATCATGATCTTCAACATTCAGCGTTACTCCACCCATGACGGCCCAGGGATCCGCACCGTCGTATTCCTTAAAGGGTGTTCATTGGGCTGCCGCTGGTGTCAGAACCCGGAAAGCCGCGCCCGCACGGCGGATCTGCTGTATGACGCGCGCTTGTGTCTTGACGGCTGCGACCTCTGCCAGCAGGCGGCGCCGGACGTTATTACCCGCAAACTGGATGGCCTGATAATCCATCGAGAAAAGCTCACCGATGCACATATCAGCAAGCTGCGCGACTGCTGTCCGACTACGGCGTTGACGGTCTGCGGCGAAGAGAAAAACGTCGAAGAGATTATGGCGAAGGTATTGCGCGATAAACCGTTCTACGATCGCAGCGGTGGCGGCGTCACTCTCTCCGGCGGCGAACCGTTTATGAACCCGGAGCTGGCCCGCCAGCTGTTTGAAGCCAGCCACAACGCAGGGATTCATACCGCCGTCGAAACCTGTCTGCACGTCCCATGGAAATACGTCGAGCCTTCTTTACCCTTTATCGACCTGTTCCTCGCCGACCTTAAGCACGTCAATGAGGCTATTTTCCAGCAGTGGACCGACGGCAGCGCTCGCCGGGTGCTGGATAATCTGCAACGCGTGGCGCAGGCCGGGAAAAAAATCATTATTCGCGTGCCGCTGATTCAGGGCTTTAACGCCAATGAAAGCGATATTACCGCCATAACCGATTTTGCCGCTGACCGCTTAAAGGTCGGCGAGATCCACTTCCTGCCGTATCACACGCTGGGAATGAACAAATACCAATTACTCAGTCAGCCCTATACCGCTCCGGACAAACCGCTTGCTGCCCCCGAGCTGCTCGCCTTCGCGCAGCACTACGCTCAGAGCAAAGGTTTAACGGCGACTCTACGAGGATAACCTTATGACAACGTTGAAACTGGATACCCTAAGCCCGCGCATTCAGGCACATAAAATGGCGCTGGTGCATATCGTCAAGCCGCCGGTCTGTACCGAGCGCGCCCAGCACTACACTGAAGCCTATCAGCAGCATCTGGATAAACCGATTCCGGTACGCCGCGCGCTGGCGCTGGCCCATCACCTGGCAGAACGCACTATCTGGATCAAACATGACGAACTGGTTGTCGGTAACCAGGCAAGCGAAGTCCGCGCCGCGCCAATCTTCCCGGAGTATACGGTTAGCTGGATCGAAAAAGAGATCGATGACCTGGCCGATCGCCCCGGCGCAGGCTTTGCGGTCAGCGAAGAGAACAAACGCGTACTGCACGAAGTGTGTCCGTGGTGGCGTGGCCAGACCGTACAGGATCGCTGCTACGGCATGTTTACCGATGAGCAAAAAGCGCTGCTCGCAACCGGGATTATTAAAGCCGAAGGTAATATGACCTCCGGTGATGCGCACCTGGCGGTCAACTACCCGCTGCTGCTGGAAAAAGGCCTTGACGGAATGCGCGCTAAAGTCGCCGAGCGCCGTTCGCGCATCAACCTGACGGTACTGGAAGACCTGCACGGCGAGCAGTTCCTGAAAGCCATTGATATCGTGCTGGAAGCAGTGAGCGAGCACAGCAAGCGCTTCGCTGAGCTGGCGCGCAGCAT
This Klebsiella sp. RHBSTW-00484 DNA region includes the following protein-coding sequences:
- the iaaA gene encoding beta-aspartyl-peptidase, whose amino-acid sequence is MGKAVIAIHGGAGAITRTQLTPEREREYVAALSAIVDSGQKMLAAGASALDAVTEAVRLLEECPLFNAGIGSVFTRDTTHELDACVMDGYSLQVGAVAGVKHLRNPVLAARLVLEQSPHVLMIGEGAEVFAASHGMRRVDNALFSTPERLLQLRQAQEGDDIVLDHHAAPLDERHKMGTVGAVALDLAGNLAAATSTGGMTNKLPGRVGDSPLPGAGCYANNASVAVSCTGTGEVFMRTLAAYDISALMEYSNLSLHDACERVVMEKLPALGGSGGLIAVDREGNVVLPFNSEGMYRAWCYAGDTPTIGIYRE
- the moeA gene encoding molybdopterin molybdotransferase MoeA, translated to MDFTAGLMPLDTALTQMLNRITPLNATETVPLLQAFSRVTAHDLVSPLDVPGFDNSAMDGYAVRLAELTDGTVLPVAGKAFAGQPFNDVWPAGTCIRIMTGAPVPEGCDAVVMQEQTEQSDGGVRFIAQVKSGQNIRRRGEDIANGAVVFPAGTRLTVAEVPVLASLGIAEVDVVRKVRVAVFSTGDELQLPGQPLADGQIYDTNRLAVHLMLQELGCEVVNLGIIPDDPAKLREVFIQADQQADVVISSGGVSVGEADYTKEILEELGEIGFWKLAIKPGKPFAFGKLNHSWFCGLPGNPVSAALTFYQLVQPLLAKLSGNVGQTQPMRLRVRAASRLKKSPGRLDFQRGVLQRNPDGELVVSSTGHQGSHIFSSFSLGNCFIVLERERDNVEAGEWVEVEPFNHLFGGL
- the moeB gene encoding molybdopterin-synthase adenylyltransferase MoeB; this encodes MGVELSDAEMLRYNRQIILRDFDFDGQEQLKASRVLVVGLGGLGCAAAQYLAAAGVGLLTLLDFDTVSLSNLQRQTLHSDATIGQPKVDSARATLARINPNVQLMPLNALLEEEALWAQIAAHDLVLDCTDNVAIRNQLNAGCFRHKTPLVSGAAIRMEGQISVFTYQEDEPCYRCLSRLFGENALTCVEAGVMAPLVGTIGSLQAMEAIKVLTRYGSPATGKIVMYDAMRCQFREMKLMRNPQCEVCGTP
- a CDS encoding glycyl-radical enzyme activating protein; the protein is MIFNIQRYSTHDGPGIRTVVFLKGCSLGCRWCQNPESRARTADLLYDARLCLDGCDLCQQAAPDVITRKLDGLIIHREKLTDAHISKLRDCCPTTALTVCGEEKNVEEIMAKVLRDKPFYDRSGGGVTLSGGEPFMNPELARQLFEASHNAGIHTAVETCLHVPWKYVEPSLPFIDLFLADLKHVNEAIFQQWTDGSARRVLDNLQRVAQAGKKIIIRVPLIQGFNANESDITAITDFAADRLKVGEIHFLPYHTLGMNKYQLLSQPYTAPDKPLAAPELLAFAQHYAQSKGLTATLRG